Proteins encoded within one genomic window of Anopheles gambiae chromosome 3, idAnoGambNW_F1_1, whole genome shotgun sequence:
- the LOC1271211 gene encoding uncharacterized protein LOC1271211 encodes MDLKAKILEHLADPKRDFLGNLTYGMKLWKSPSFYYMSKYDIVFNFFLDNVVSYFSTIKRLDRAEFDACWQTVNSFLLLPCPANALPATIARRLKQCLKSLHEQATERREQLLETFLIVAFDAKYKNFYKFDYQAYGSVLCLAFEYYKTCLMRAGSIGKEVEEKIVDRIFADIKIYAKSAAGSSSWNSAFDTFLTPLAEVVLLLEERGVMRREELLALFEQHYFTHDSVSKYNRIEPGSAQQQSSLFMGSFDVQKIPLHVIALLMEGFIRAYRDLKLEVLLFLKYFLQNVFVESKRSILADSRQVYALTKCVFRLLRKYFIMVDQQLMVDFNFTDILTEQLKRQLELLCATSETAMRDFFELICTINEYNPLVLEHSIVDIILRVMFMRKGPETLRSYQTMLMSTVRMFMKLNKSENLCDELFMKLSDYLEENELEEVLRELRKGSGTGKRKNEHVSPKTPAKKVKLSNGSAVQPNGVVSDPSDTVYWQVLFSEQGNSTEAKRRAVQQRAQVQHNCWPELTFAWPDADGRLGETMKEYTKQLLTKRSLSYWKKFMILLTELLELAEEPSEGTLFQIELALCWMCYFFSGNTLIEHSNLFWPRLVSSMQEFDQLLGTIGRKLLPEGKKLDKQLYGAFLNVVYYYGNYRMMVFYYRPDSIEESNYEQLYGYLGEPEWRMIEQHVPAKDIPLLNRVLLQKLRLPYFKQEQEEREQESHVERHRMVGRILNDKTGERFRPLLLDRSTNVWFLGLMDREQRRHVASLLLDRSYCPLEDVHHILAEVASDHDLLEVFLLGAYGKMADLLATVGGSAATLNELSFETLLEQEEGAIVPQLRKRLERCASKRNVETITLPEPIVDGLGHLLDVLDEIRIDSYEQGKKSLLVAAHLLLLAHLMNASNAQQMAERFKGQLIRFMLLGTATSMSALVSVETLFQLFGVSPVVIILLQQLVEHLTEQTFGELKSILANFSPASNKHFELLLLIHNFEQRNLPRSRKSPVAVEERIAFLDDMVRAIDKYLLQQDGRKQRKKDAEGFNLAVKACLTTIRHKAERQVEMDDALRDHVLGYIKQSMKVFTHNADMLLTRALIHKDYLQLEPATVSAIEEKCWQTFLTLMQERTAAKEQPLDTARNEENPSVSKSDEQLKRIETIITALVAHFTEEQYAEKLNLLNRIEFTASHEQPGSTAQPLKTTLAVFSILSKKGLPSTVSKETCKVFVRSFAAVVARDLMGVCVPSHHLRDAELLDTVLECFGTIIGNRKLALFPALLDYVLQFLSAISIRKRTSIQTDDEQAAFFKLHRAMGQVMYGLLQARSMYVASRLPSYMHVYEALLGALICYKGDAALGKSLTSFEILTISDLLLPLQRIVNIACKKLQKQLYLLAPYVLGQILHTIVQCKRATTEHNRIASNVHSVCFSLIAIYDSHAPSYLLRTLDESSRLLFTDITKRYERRTERFNSHKVRGKSH; translated from the exons ATGGATTTAAAAGCAA AAATACTCGAACACTTGGCCGACCCCAAGCGGGACTTCCTCGGCAACCTCACGTACGGCATGAAGCTATGGAAATCGCCCAGCTTCTACTACATGTCCAAGTACGACATTGTGTTTAACTTCTTCCTGGACAATGTGGTCAGCTACTTCAGCACGATCAAACGGCTGGATCGGGCCGAGTTTGACGCGTGCTGGCAAACCGTCAACAGCTTCCTGTTGCTCCCGTGCCCGGCCAATGCACTTCCCGCGACGATCGCGAGACGCCTGAAGCAGTGCCTAAAATCCCTGCACGAGCAGGCAACCGAGCGAAGGGAGCAGCTGCTCGAAACCTTCCTCATCGTAGCGTTCGATGCGAAGTACAAAAACTTCTACAAGTTCGACTACCAAGCGTACGGTTCGGTGCTGTGCCTTGCCTTCGAGTACTACAAAACCTGCCTGATGCGGGCGGGATCGATCGGCAAGGAGGTGGAGGAGAAAATAGTGGATCGCATCTTTGCCGACATTAAAATCTACGCCAAATCGgccgccggcagcagcagctggaacAGCGCATTCGATACGTTTCTGACGCCGCTGGCcgaggtggtgctgctgctggaagagCGTGGTGTTATGCGGCGCGAGGAGTTGCTGGCCCTGTTTGAGCAGCACTACTTTACGCACGACAGCGTCAGCAAGTACAACCGCATCGAGCCGGGCTcggcgcagcagcagtcgaGCCTGTTTATGGGCAGCTTCGATGTGCAGAAAATCCCGCTGCACGTAATTGCGCTGCTGATGGAGGGCTTTATCCGTGCGTACCGGGACCTGAAGCTGGAGGTGCTGCTGTTTTTGAAGTACTTCCTGCAGAATGTGTTCGTAGAGTCGAAGCGCTCGATACTGGCCGACAGCCGGCAGGTGTACGCGCTGACCAAGTGCGTATTTCGGCTGCTGCGCAAGTACTTCATCATGGTCGACCAGCAGCTGATGGTGGACTTTAACTTTACCGACATACTGACGGAGCAGCTGAAGCGCCAGCTGGAGCTGCTGTGTGCCACCTCCGAGACGGCAATGCGGGACTTTTTCGAGCTGATCTGCACGATCAACGAGTACAATCCGCTCGTGCTGGAGCACAGCATCGTGGACATTATACTGCGGGTAATGTTTATGCGCAAAGGGCCGGAAACGCTGCGTTCGTACCAGACGATGCTGATGTCGACCGTGAGGATGTTTATGAAGCTGAACAAAAGCGAAAACCTGTGCGACGAGCTGTTCATGAAGCTGAGCGACTATCTGGAGGAGAACGAGCTGGAGGAAGTGTTGCGCGAACTGCGCAAGGGAAGCGGTACGGGAAAGCGGAAAAATGAACACGTTTCACCTAAAACGCCTGCGAAGAAGGTGAAACTATCGAATGGATCTGCTGTCCAGCCCAATGGGGTAGTGTCGGACCCAAGCGATACCGTGTACTGGCAGGTATTGTTCTCCGAACAGGGAAACAGCACCGAAGCCAAGCGTCGCGCGGTACAGCAGCGTGCTCAGGTGCAGCATAACTGTTGGCCCGAGCTTACCTTCGCTTGGCCCGACGCTGACGGCCGGCTAGGGGAAACGATGAAGGAGTACACCAAGCAGCTGCTAACGAAGCGCAGCCTTTCGTACTGGAAAAAGTTTATGATCCTGCTGACCGAATTGCTCGAGCTGGCGGAGGAGCCGTCGGAGGGTACGCTGTTCCAGATCGAGCTAGCGCTGTGCTGGATGTGCTACTTCTTCTCCGGCAACACGCTGATCGAACATTCGAACCTGTTCTGGCCGCGGCTCGTCAGCAGCATGCAGGAGTTCGACCAGCTGCTGGGCACAATCGGGCGCAAACTGCTGCCGGAAGGGAAAAAGCTCGACAAACAGCTGTACGGTGCGTTTTTGAACGTGGTGTACTACTACGGCAACTACCGGATGATGGTGTTTTACTATCGGCCCGACTCGATCGAGGAAAGCAACTACGAGCAGCTGTATGGGTATTTGGGCGAGCCGGAGTGGCGCATGATCGAGCAGCACGTCCCGGCGAAAGACATTCCCTTGCTCAATCGAGTGTTGCTGCAGAAGCTGAGATTGCCGTACTTCAAGCAGGAACAAGAGGAGCGTGAGCAGGAGAGCCACGTGGAAAGGCATCGTATGGTTGGACGAATTTTAAACGATAAGACAGGCGAACGTTTTCGCCCGCTTTTACTCGATCGTTCGACGAACGTTTGGTTTCTGGGGCTGATGGATAGGGAGCAGCGACGGCACGTCGCTTCCCTGCTGCTCGATCGCTCCTACTGTCCGCTGGAGGACGTTCACCACATCCTGGCGGAGGTTGCGTCCGATCACGATCTGCTCGAGGTGTTCCTGCTGGGAGCTTATGGAAAGATGGCCGATTTGCTCGCGACCGTTGGGGGTAGTGCGGCGACGTTGAATGAACTTTCGTTTGAAACGCTGCTCGAACAGGAGGAAGGAGCTATTGTACCGCAGCTGAGGAAGCGACTGGAACGGTGCGCAAGTAAACGCAACGTCGAAACAATCACCTTGCCCGAACCGATCGTGGACGGTTTGGGGCATCTGCTGGACGTGTTGGACGAGATACGCATCGATTCGTACGAGCAGGGCAAGAAATCGTTGCTCGTTGCTgctcatctgctgctgctggcccatTTGATGAATGCTTCCAACGCGCAGCAGATGGCGGAACGGTTTAAAGGCCAGCTTATAA GATTTATGCTGCTCGGAACGGCGACAAGCATGTCAGCGTTGGTGTCAGTAGAAACGCTGTTCCAGCTGTTCGGAGTGTCGCCCGTTGTGATCATTCTGCTGCAACAGCTGGTCGAACATCTGACGGAGCAAACGTTCGGGGAGCTGAAATCGATTTTGGCCAACTTTTCGCCCGCTAGCAACAAACACtttgagctgctgctgttgatccacaatttcgagcaaagg aaTTTACCCCGCAGCCGCAAATCCCCAGTGGCAGTAGAGGAGCGTATCGCGTTCCTGGACGATATGGTACGCGCGATTGACAAGTATTTGCTGCAGCAGGATGGGCGCAAGCAGCGCAAAAAAGATGCGGAAGGGTTCAATCTCGCCGTTAAGGCCTGCCTTACGACCATTCGCCACAAAGCGGAGCGTCAGGTTGAGATGGACGATGCGCTGCGTGACCACGTGCTCGGTTACATCAAACAGTCG ATGAAAGTGTTTACGCACAACGCCGACATGCTGCTGACGCGTGCCCTCATCCACAAGGACTACCTGCAGCTCGAACCCGCGACGGTCAGCGCCATCGAGGAAAAGTGCTGGCAAACGTTTCTCACGCTGATGCAGGAAAGGACGGCAGCGAAGGAGCAGCCTCTAGATACGGCGAGGAACGAGGAAAACCCTTCCGTCAGCAAATCGGACGAACAGCTGAAGCGCATCGAAACGATCATTACCGCCCTGGTCGCTCACTTTACGGAGGAGCAGTACGCGGAGAAGCTGAACCTGCTGAACCGGATCGAGTTCACCGCCAGCCACGAGCAGCCGGGCTCGACGGCCCAACCACTAAAAACCACCCTGGCCGTGTTTAGCATCCTCTCGAAGAAGGGGCTGCCGAGCACGGTATCGAAGGAAACGTGCAAAGTGTTCGTGCGCTCGTTCGCGGCGGTCGTCGCGCGCGACCTGATGGGGGTGTGCGTGCCGAGCCACCATCTGCGTGATGCCGAGCTGCTGGACACGGTGCTGGAGTGCTTCGGGACGATCATCGGCAACAGGAAGCTGGCCCTCTTTCCCGCCCTGCTAGACTATGTGCTGCAGTTTCTGAGTGCGATCAGCATTCGCAAGCGGACGTCGATACAGACGGACGACGAGCAAGCCGCCTTCTTCAAGCTGCACCGTGCGATGGGCCAGGTGATGTACGGGCTGCTGCAGGCCCGGTCCATGTACGTGGCGAGCCGGCTGCCCAGCTACATGCACGTGTACGAAGCGCTGCTCGGTGCGCTGATCTGCTACAAAGGGGACGCGGCGCTCGGCAAGAGCTTGACCAGCTTCGAGATACTGACCATATCGGATCTACTCTTACCGTTGCAGAG GATCGTTAACATTGCGTGCAAGAAGCTCCAGAAGCAGCTGTACCTACTGGCGCCGTACGTGCTCGGCCAGATACTGCACACGATCGTGCAGTGCAAGCGGGCCACCACCGAGCACAACCGGATCGCCAGCAACGTGCACAGCGTGTGCTTCAGCCTGATCGCGATCTACGATTCGCACGCACCGTCCTACCTGTTGCGCACGCTGGACGAAAGCAGCCGCCTGCTGTTTACCGACATTACGAAGCGGTACGAACGGCGCACCGAGCGCTTCAACAGCCACAAGGTGAGAGGTAAGTCGCATTGA
- the LOC1271210 gene encoding zinc finger protein Gfi-1 has protein sequence MNFSPFGTHFPGTIPGIHQFASSGLVTSVPTTSHDSSNRYHSINSNVNMAHFNQSHAPILGKFHRDSQESGGNGGAGGGSASSNKYNGHGAGSGNASIPTTTATSGQYSNPYSQHAHVPEHKQRGSNMYHQSAVGNSSAGGGGGSSSSNGAAQSAQELSQDISALLQQADSKRVLQNPSWQSLTPGASVADYLSHLPGSALPLSLHHFLKYSAENIKKEAQNPLTSLDMSQAQSQAHGGGGHGSNNGAGMVLPASQTIASILGHPGQQGPGQHGQPQQQQQGAGLGGGHPSGVQAAAATSSTGAAGAAAADASGDKKKRKKKKKPPKERKPRPKPGEIQVRTALDGSLLFLCPECQMAYPERELLEQHLIGHNLERRFICDICNAALKRKDHLTRHKQSHNPERPFACTICLKAFKRKEQLTLHFVIHSGEKRHVCQECGKGFYRKDHLRKHTRSHIARRLKAELSQQGGNGTDAGASPSTSRAGQAQIATAAQQQQQQQQQSAQQQSPMQQQLQPPQYHSLTQAPGQSQMMS, from the exons ATGAACTTTTCACCGTTCGGGACACACTTTCCCGGTACGATACCGGGAATTCATCAGTTTGCCAGCTCGGGACTGGTCACGAGCGTACCGACGACTTCGCACGACTCCAGCAACCGCTACCATTCCATCAACTCGAACGTCAACATGGCCCACTTCAACCAGAGCCATGCCCCCATTCTGGGCAAGTTCCACCGGGACAGCCAGGAGTCGGGCGGAAACGGGGGGGCGGGCGGGGGAAGCGCCAGCTCGAACAAGTACAACGGGCACGGGGCCGGATCGGGCAACGCGTCCATCCCGACCACTACCGCGACGAGCGGCCAGTACTCGAACCCCTACAGCCAGCATGCGCACGTGCCGGAGCACAAGCAGCGCGGCAGCAACATGTACCATCAGTCGGCGGTCGGCAACAGTTCGGCCgggggcggtggcggcagcagcagcagcaacggtgcCGCCCAGAGCGCGCAGGAGCTGAGCCAGGACATTAgtgcgctgctgcagcaggCCGACAGCAAGCGTGTGCTGCAGAACCCGAGCTGGCAGTCGCTGACACCGGGCGCCTCCGTAGCGGACTATCTGTCCCATCTGCCCGGCAGTGCGCTGCCCCTGTCGCTGCACCACTTCCTCAAGTACTCGGCGGAGAACATCAAGAAGGAGGCCCAGAACCCACTCACCAGCCTGGACATGTCGCAGGCCCAGTCGCAGGCCCACGGAGGCGGTGGCCACGGTAGCAACAACGGTGCGGGCATGGTGCTGCCCGCCTCGCAAACCATTGCCAGCATTCTGGGCCACCCGGGGCAGCAGGGACCAGGGCAGCACGgtcagccgcagcagcagcagcagggcgcCGGGCTCGGTGGCGGTCATCCGTCCGGGGTGCAGGCGGCGGCCGCTACCTCGTCGACCGGTGCGGCAGGAGCTGCGGCCGCTGACGCGTCGGGCGACAAGAAGAagcgcaagaagaagaagaaaccgcCGAAGGAGCGCAAACCGCGCCCGAAGCCGGGCGAAATCCAGGTGCGGACGGCGCTGGACGGCAGCTTGCTGTTTCTCTGCCCGGAGTGCCAGATGGCGTACCCGGAGCGGGAACTGCTCGAGCAGCACCTGATCGGGCACAATCTGGAGCGCCGCTTCATCTGCGACATCTGCAACGCGGCGCTGAAGCGGAAGGACCACCTGACCCGCCACAAGCAGAGCCACAACCCGGAGCGCCCGTTCGCCTGCACGATCTGCCTGAAGGCGTTCAAGCGCAAGGAGCAGCTGACGCTCCACTTTGTCATACACTCCGGCGAGAAGCGGCACGTGTGCCAGGAGTGTGGCAAGG GCTTCTACCGGAAGGATCACCTCCGAAAGCACACCCGATCGCACATTGCCCGCCGGCTGAAGGCGGAACTGAGCCAGCAGGGTGGTAACGGTACCGACGCTGGCGCCTCCCCTAGTACCTCCCGTGCTGGCCAGGCACAAATCGCGACtgccgcccagcagcagcagcagcagcagcagcaatcggcACAACAGCAATCCcccatgcagcagcagctacaacCGCCCCAGTATCACTCGCTCACCCAAGCGCCGGGCCAGTCGCAGATGATGTCGTAA